A single genomic interval of Spinacia oleracea cultivar Varoflay chromosome 6, BTI_SOV_V1, whole genome shotgun sequence harbors:
- the LOC110795674 gene encoding UDP-glycosyltransferase 86A2 yields MEKSHTNGHTKKKLHAILVTLPQQGHVNPFVQLAIKLASKGISVTFINTDHIHHKITRSNDIANDIFVEARRQSSTSLDIDYMTITDGLPLEFDRSLNHDQWVGATTHCFPAHLEVALSKILRSVSSSSPSTTCCLIADSYFVWASKVARKFGLFHVSFWTESAMVLDIYFHRHLLHQNGHIGPGSSTRKDTIDYIPGIKSIQRKDLTSYLQEEDLTTFHPQYNLSALDDTRKAHFILGNTVQELESQTISAIQPHVPFYAIGPLFAPGFNKSPVATSLWAESDCTLWLDSRPPGSVLYVSFGSYAHIGKEELEEIANGIKLSGVNFLWVIRPDMVSSDDPDPLPAGYRGEVCDRGMIVKWTCQKAVLAHRAIGGFLTHCGWNSTIESIWCEVPLLCFPLLTDQFTNRKLIVDDWKIGRNLCDEKPVKREEVLRKIKDLIGGSMGFELNDKSKEIKRLLEITKGSAEKNVDSFIKDLMNAAATKKIF; encoded by the exons atggaGAAATCTCACACAAATGGGCACACCAAGAAAAAGCTTCACGCAATACTAGTAACACTTCCTCAACAAGGCCATGTAAACCCATTCGTGCAGCTAGCAATCAAGCTAGCATCAAAGGGCATTTCCGTCACTTTCATCAACACCGATCACATTCACCATAAGATTACTCGCTCCAATGACATCGCTAATGATATCTTTGTCGAGGCTCGAAGACAGAGTTCTACAAGCCTCGACATCGATTACATGACAATTACCGACGGATTACCGTTGGAGTTTGATCGGTCGTTGAATCATGACCAGTGGGTTGGGGCTACTACTCATTGTTTTCCGGCGCATTTGGAGGTAGCTTTGTCCAAGATCTTGAGATCTGTGTCGTCGTCGTCGCCATCAACGACATGCTGCTTGATTGCTGATAGCTATTTTGTTTGGGCGTCTAAGGTGGCTCGTAAATTTGGGTTGTTTCATGTGTCGTTTTGGACTGAATCTGCTATGGTTCTTGATATCTATTTTCATCGGCATTTGCTTCATCAAAATGGCCACATTGGTCCAG GATCAAGTACGCGCAAGGATACCATAGACTACATACCAGGAATAAAATCAATTCAACGAAAGGATTTGACATCATATCTTCAAGAAGAGGATTTAACAACATTTCATCCTCAATACAATTTATCAGCCTTGGACGACACTCGAAAAGCTCATTTTATACTCGGTAACACGGTTCAAGAGCTCGAGTCTCAAACAATTTCGGCCATCCAACCCCACGTCCCCTTTTATGCTATCGGGCCTCTATTTGCACCTGGGTTCAACAAAAGCCCGGTGGCAACTAGCCTTTGGGCCGAGTCTGATTGCACCCTTTGGTTAGACTCGAGACCACCCGGCTCGGTTTTATATGTTTCTTTTGGTAGCTATGCACATATTGGTAAGGAGGAGCTTGAGGAGATAGCAAATGGGATCAAGCTTAGTGGGGTAAATTTCCTTTGGGTTATCCGGCCCGATATGGTGAGTTCTGACGACCCGGACCCACTCCCGGCTGGGTATAGGGGCGAGGTCTGTGATCGAGGAATGATTGTTAAGTGGACTTGTCAAAAGGCGGTGTTAGCTCATCGCGCAATAGGAGGATTCTTAACGCATTGTGGTTGGAACTCGACAATAGAAAGTATATGGTGTGAAGTTCCGTTATTGTGCTTCCCCTTGTTGACGGATCAATTCACAAACCGTAAATTAATTGTGGACGATTGGAAAATCGGGCGCAACCTTTGTGACGAAAAACCCGTAAAAAGAGAGGAAGTTTTACGAAAAATAAAGGATTTAATTGGTGGATCAATGGGTTTTGAGCTCAATGATAAAAGTAAGGAGATCAAGCGACTACTAGAAATTACAAAAGGGTCTGCTGAGAAAAATGTTGATAGTTTCATCAAGGACTTGATGAATGCAGCAGCTACCAAGAAGATTTTTTGA